In a single window of the Helicobacter felis ATCC 49179 genome:
- the rplK gene encoding 50S ribosomal protein L11 — protein MAKKVVGEIKLQIPAGKANPSPPVGPALGQRGVNIMEFCKAFNEKTKDMGNFNIPVIITVYQDKSFTFITKKPPMTDLIKKASGVEKGADNPLKNKVGKLSMQQVEEIAKNKLEDLNTTDLEAAKRIVMGSAKSMGIEVEG, from the coding sequence ATGGCAAAAAAGGTTGTCGGCGAGATTAAATTACAAATTCCTGCAGGAAAAGCAAATCCTTCTCCACCCGTAGGGCCTGCTCTAGGGCAGAGGGGTGTAAATATTATGGAATTTTGTAAAGCGTTTAACGAGAAGACTAAGGACATGGGGAATTTCAATATTCCCGTGATCATCACGGTTTATCAGGACAAAAGCTTTACTTTTATCACCAAAAAGCCTCCTATGACTGACCTTATCAAAAAAGCAAGTGGAGTGGAGAAGGGTGCGGACAATCCCCTAAAAAACAAAGTGGGTAAGTTGAGCATGCAACAAGTCGAAGAGATTGCCAAAAATAAGCTAGAGGATCTCAACACCACAGATTTAGAAGCGGCAAAACGCATTGTGATGGGCAGTGCTAAGAGCATGGGCATTGAAGTAGAAGGATAG
- the rpmG gene encoding 50S ribosomal protein L33 gives MKIKVGLKCADCAEINYSTTKNAKTNTEKLELKKFCPRENKRTTHKEVKLKS, from the coding sequence ATGAAAATCAAAGTTGGCTTGAAATGTGCGGATTGTGCAGAAATTAATTACAGCACAACCAAAAATGCCAAGACAAATACGGAGAAACTGGAGCTCAAAAAGTTCTGCCCTAGGGAGAATAAGCGCACTACACATAAAGAGGTTAAACTCAAGAGTTAA
- the tuf gene encoding elongation factor Tu, which produces MAKAKFERNKPHVNVGTIGHVDHGKTTLSAAISAVLSLKGLAELKDYDNIDNAPEEKERGITIATSHIEYSTENRHYAHVDCPGHADYVKNMITGAAQMDGAILVVSAADGPMPQTREHILLARQVGVPHIVVFLNKQDMVDDQELLDLVEMEVRELLSAYDFPGDDTPIIAGSALKALEEAKTGNIGEWGQKVLDLMAQVDGYVPTPERDTEKAFLMPVEDVFSIAGRGTVVTGRIERGVVKIGDEVEIVGIKDTQKTTVTGVEMFRKELDKGEAGDNVGVLLRGTKKEDVFRGMVLCKPGSITPHKKFEGEVYVLSKEEGGRHTPFFNGYRPQFYVRTTDVTGSITLPEGTEMIMPGDNTKIVVELISSIALEVGTKFAIREGGKTVGAGVVTKILE; this is translated from the coding sequence ATGGCAAAAGCAAAGTTTGAAAGAAACAAACCCCATGTCAATGTGGGTACCATTGGGCATGTTGACCATGGTAAAACTACTTTGAGCGCAGCGATTTCTGCCGTACTATCCCTAAAAGGTTTAGCTGAACTCAAAGATTACGACAATATCGACAACGCCCCCGAAGAAAAAGAGAGAGGCATTACCATCGCCACTTCTCACATTGAATACTCTACAGAAAACCGCCACTACGCCCATGTGGACTGCCCCGGACACGCCGACTATGTGAAAAACATGATCACTGGTGCAGCCCAAATGGATGGCGCAATTCTCGTTGTATCTGCGGCTGATGGTCCTATGCCCCAAACCCGTGAACACATTCTATTGGCACGCCAAGTGGGTGTTCCTCATATCGTAGTGTTCTTGAACAAACAAGACATGGTGGACGATCAAGAACTTTTAGACCTCGTAGAAATGGAAGTGCGCGAACTTTTGAGTGCTTATGACTTCCCCGGAGACGACACCCCTATCATCGCTGGATCTGCACTTAAGGCCTTAGAAGAAGCCAAAACTGGCAATATTGGCGAATGGGGTCAAAAAGTGTTGGATTTGATGGCACAAGTAGATGGTTATGTGCCCACCCCTGAGCGCGACACTGAAAAAGCCTTTTTGATGCCTGTAGAAGATGTGTTCTCTATTGCAGGTCGTGGCACCGTTGTAACTGGTAGGATTGAACGCGGTGTGGTCAAAATTGGCGATGAAGTGGAAATTGTGGGCATTAAAGACACCCAAAAAACCACCGTTACCGGCGTGGAAATGTTCCGTAAAGAACTTGATAAAGGTGAAGCGGGCGACAATGTGGGCGTATTGCTTCGTGGTACTAAAAAAGAAGATGTCTTCCGCGGTATGGTGCTTTGTAAACCCGGCTCCATCACTCCTCATAAGAAATTTGAAGGCGAAGTGTATGTTCTCTCCAAAGAGGAAGGCGGACGACACACTCCTTTCTTTAACGGCTACCGCCCTCAATTCTATGTGCGCACCACCGATGTAACTGGCTCTATTACTCTGCCTGAAGGCACTGAAATGATCATGCCCGGAGATAACACTAAAATCGTGGTGGAACTCATTAGTTCTATTGCGCTAGAAGTGGGCACTAAATTTGCCATCCGTGAAGGGGGTAAAACTGTGGGCGCAGGTGTGGTTACTAAGATCCTCGAGTAG
- the rplJ gene encoding 50S ribosomal protein L10 produces the protein MNKEQKQELVATLKSAFADMEALAVCDYKGLSVKHLEQLRRAARAQGVSVQVIKNTLASLALKEAQLESLELKETNLFVWGTDQIALSKLVIGFAKEHKDHFRVKCGLYEKQAVDGTHIEAVSKLPSREELIGMLLSVWSAPARYFVTGLDNLRKSKEEA, from the coding sequence ATGAATAAGGAACAAAAACAAGAGTTAGTCGCTACGCTGAAGAGTGCTTTCGCAGACATGGAGGCGTTAGCCGTGTGCGATTACAAGGGTTTGAGCGTGAAACACTTGGAGCAATTACGCCGTGCCGCACGCGCGCAGGGCGTTAGTGTGCAGGTGATCAAAAACACTCTAGCCAGCCTTGCGCTCAAGGAAGCACAATTAGAGTCTTTGGAGCTCAAAGAAACTAATTTATTTGTATGGGGCACAGATCAGATCGCCCTTTCTAAATTAGTGATAGGTTTTGCTAAGGAACATAAGGACCATTTCCGCGTCAAATGTGGCTTGTATGAAAAACAAGCGGTTGATGGCACGCATATCGAAGCGGTCTCTAAGCTTCCCAGCAGAGAAGAACTCATCGGTATGTTGTTGTCAGTTTGGAGCGCGCCGGCGCGTTATTTTGTTACTGGCTTGGACAATCTACGAAAATCAAAAGAAGAAGCATAA
- the rplA gene encoding 50S ribosomal protein L1, whose amino-acid sequence MAKVAKRLEKLASKFEKEKVYSLDEGVGVVKSLASAKFDETIEMALRLGVDPRHADQMVRGAVVLPHGTGKKVRVAVFAKDIKLDEAREAGADVVGGEDLAEEIKNGNTNFDMVIATPDMMAVVGKVGRILGPKGLMPNPKTGTVTMDIKKAVSNAKSGQVNFRVDKKGNLHAPVGKVSFGIEQIKENMLELVRAVNKLKPSTSKGKYIRNSVVSLTMSPGVRLNAQELMDIK is encoded by the coding sequence ATGGCAAAGGTAGCAAAGCGTTTAGAGAAATTAGCTAGTAAATTTGAGAAAGAGAAAGTTTATAGCCTAGATGAGGGCGTTGGCGTGGTCAAATCCTTAGCCTCTGCAAAGTTTGATGAAACCATCGAAATGGCTTTGCGCTTGGGAGTAGATCCAAGACACGCCGATCAAATGGTGCGCGGAGCAGTGGTTTTACCCCATGGCACAGGTAAAAAAGTGCGTGTCGCGGTTTTTGCTAAGGATATTAAGTTAGATGAGGCTAGAGAGGCGGGGGCTGATGTGGTCGGGGGTGAGGACTTGGCCGAAGAAATCAAAAATGGGAATACCAATTTTGACATGGTGATTGCTACCCCAGACATGATGGCAGTTGTGGGAAAAGTAGGGCGTATTTTAGGACCTAAAGGCTTGATGCCCAACCCCAAAACCGGCACGGTTACGATGGATATTAAAAAAGCCGTGAGCAATGCCAAAAGCGGGCAGGTGAATTTCCGTGTGGATAAAAAGGGGAATTTGCATGCTCCTGTGGGCAAGGTGAGTTTTGGAATCGAGCAAATTAAAGAAAATATGCTCGAATTGGTGCGCGCGGTCAATAAACTCAAACCCAGCACCTCTAAGGGGAAATACATCCGCAATAGTGTGGTGTCTTTGACCATGTCTCCGGGCGTGCGGCTCAATGCCCAAGAGTTAATGGATATTAAGTAG
- the nusG gene encoding transcription termination/antitermination protein NusG yields the protein MEWYAIQTYSGSEQAVKKAIENMVHENNIKDRVQEVIVPTEDVIELSKKSKNKVTERSLYPGYVFIKVDLDTVLWHKIQSLPRVSRFIGESKKPTPLSDADIGNILEKITNRAAPKPKIYYEKGEVVRIIEGPFANFTATVEEYDVEHRKLKLNVSIFGRNTLIEILYSQVEKII from the coding sequence ATGGAATGGTATGCGATTCAAACCTACTCAGGTAGCGAGCAGGCGGTTAAAAAAGCCATTGAGAACATGGTGCATGAAAACAATATCAAAGATCGCGTACAAGAGGTGATTGTACCTACTGAGGATGTGATCGAGCTTTCCAAAAAAAGTAAAAATAAAGTTACAGAACGCAGTCTCTACCCCGGGTATGTGTTTATCAAGGTAGATTTAGACACGGTGCTATGGCATAAGATTCAATCTCTCCCAAGGGTGAGTCGCTTTATTGGGGAGAGCAAAAAACCCACGCCCTTAAGCGATGCAGACATTGGCAATATCCTAGAAAAAATTACTAATCGCGCTGCCCCTAAACCTAAGATCTACTATGAAAAGGGCGAAGTGGTGCGCATCATCGAAGGTCCCTTTGCCAATTTCACCGCTACTGTGGAAGAATACGATGTAGAACACCGCAAGTTGAAACTGAATGTGTCTATTTTTGGGCGCAACACCTTGATTGAGATTCTTTATTCTCAAGTTGAAAAAATCATTTAA
- the rplL gene encoding 50S ribosomal protein L7/L12 yields MAISKEELLDYIGGLSVLELSELVKAFEEKFGVSAAPTVVAGAGGGVAAEAVEEKTEFSVVLAETGAEKIKVIKVVREITGLGLKEAKEATEKTPHVLKEGVNKEEAESIKKKLEEVGAKAEIK; encoded by the coding sequence ATGGCAATTAGCAAAGAAGAGCTATTAGATTATATCGGGGGTTTGAGTGTTTTAGAACTCTCTGAATTGGTGAAAGCGTTTGAGGAAAAATTTGGCGTGAGTGCTGCTCCAACAGTTGTAGCTGGAGCAGGCGGGGGCGTAGCAGCTGAGGCGGTGGAAGAAAAAACTGAATTTAGTGTCGTGCTCGCTGAAACTGGGGCTGAGAAGATCAAGGTTATTAAGGTGGTGCGCGAAATCACCGGCTTAGGTCTTAAAGAAGCTAAAGAAGCCACAGAAAAAACTCCTCATGTGCTTAAAGAGGGTGTGAATAAAGAAGAAGCCGAGAGTATTAAGAAAAAACTTGAAGAAGTCGGAGCGAAGGCTGAAATCAAGTAA
- the secE gene encoding preprotein translocase subunit SecE, with translation MKKWLSYYKLTKEELLKVIFPLKEQIRNAIISVLVVVSIITLFLALIDLVLSFFVASIL, from the coding sequence ATGAAAAAGTGGCTATCCTATTATAAACTGACAAAAGAAGAGCTATTAAAGGTAATCTTTCCACTCAAGGAACAGATTCGCAATGCAATCATTTCTGTTCTTGTAGTGGTGAGCATTATCACGCTATTTTTAGCTTTAATCGATCTTGTTTTGTCTTTCTTTGTCGCTAGCATTCTTTAA